The following coding sequences are from one Manis pentadactyla isolate mManPen7 chromosome 13, mManPen7.hap1, whole genome shotgun sequence window:
- the LOC118934573 gene encoding olfactory receptor 6M1-like — protein MAGRNQTPVTEFTLVALPVIREQQILISVILLLDYTLTMTGNIIIISLIWTDNRLQTPMYFFLSNLSFLDILFTSTIAPKLLACLLGEKKTISFAGCITQIYFYFFLGTVEFILLVVMSFDRYVAICNPLRYTVIMNSRVCLLLVLGCWVGAFLSMLYPIIVVATLPFCYREIHHFFCDLAPLLHVACIDTHFIQMLIFILSTLVLLTSLLFTTVSYTYIISTILRIPSAQGRQKAFSTCASHITVVSIAYGSNIFMYVRPSQSQSLDFDKVSAVLIIMVTPLLNPFIYSLRNEKVKEVLRESIRRIVLPHSRET, from the coding sequence ATGGCCGGGAGAAACCAGACTCCTGTGACGGAATTCACCTTGGTCGCCTTGCCTGTCATCCGGGAGCAACAGATCTTGATATCTGTCATTCTCCTGCTGGATTATACGCTTACCATGACAGGAAATATCATCATAATTTCTTTAATATGGACTGACAATCGTCTCCAAACAccaatgtacttcttcctcagtaaTTTATCATTTTTGGACATTTTGTTCACAAGTACTATTGCCCCAAAGTTGCTAGCTTGTCTCTTAGGAGAGAAGAAAACCATATCCTTTGCTGGATGCATCACTcaaatttatttctacttctttCTGGGGACAGTGGAGTTCATCCTCTTGGTGGTGATGTCCtttgaccgctatgtggccatctgtaacCCCCTGCGCTACACCGTCATCATGAACAGCAGGGTCTGTCTCCTGTTGGTTCTGGGATGCTGGGTGGGGGCCTTCCTATCAATGCTCTATCCAATTATTGTGGTGGCCACATTGCCTTTCTGTTATAGGGAAATTCATCACTTCTTCTGTGACCTGGCCCCCCTGCTCCATGTGGCCTGCATCGACACTCATTTCATACAGATGTTGATCTTCATCTTATCCACCTTGGTCCTCCTGACCTCACTGTTGTTCACCACTGTGTCCTACACCTACATCATCTCCACCATCCTGCGCATCCCCTCAGCCCAGGGACGTCagaaggccttctccacctgtgcttcTCACATCACTGTTGTCTCCATCGCCTACGGCAGCAACATCTTCATGTACGTGAGACCCAGCCAGAGCCAGTCACTGGATTTTGACAAAGTGTCAGCTGTCCTCATCATAATGGTGACCCCTCTTCTGAACCCCTTTATTTATAGTCTGAGGAATGAGAAGGTAAAGGAAGTTTTGAGAGAATCAATTAGAAGGATTGTCCTACCACATTCCAGAGAAACATGA
- the LOC118934572 gene encoding olfactory receptor 6M1-like: protein MDTHNGTAVTEFTLTAFPALHRLQVSLFVVLLLTYTLTLTGNTVIISLIWADDRLQTPMYFFLSNLSFLDILYTTSVTPKLLACLKEGRNAISLAGCMTQIYFFFFLGTVEFILLVVMSYDRYVAICNPLRYTVIMNGRVCLLLVLGCWVGAFLSVLYPIIVVSRLPFCYREISHFFCDLAPLLHVACIDTHFIEMISFILSTLILLTSLVLTTVSYTYIISTILHIPSAQGRRKAFSTCASHITVVSIAYGSNIFMYVRPSQSQSLDFDKVTAVLTIMVTPLLNPFIYSLRNEKVKEVLREAVEKIMFSLHRRT from the coding sequence ATGGACACGCACAACGGCACCGCAGTGACTGAATTTACCCTGACCGCCTTCCCGGCTCTCCACAGGCTCCAGGTCTCCCTCTTCGTGGTCCTCCTGCTCACGTACACGCTCACGCTAACAGGAAATACTGTCATCATTTCCCTCATATGGGCCGATGATCGCCTCCAAACCccaatgtacttcttcctcagtaaCTTGTCATTTTTGGATATTTTATACACAACATCGGTGACCCCAAAGCTCTTGGCCTGTCTCAAAGAAGGCAGGAATGCCATATCTTTGGCCGGCTGTATGACCCAgatatacttcttttttttcttgggaaCTGTGGAGTTTATCCTGTTGgtggtgatgtcctatgaccgctacgtggccatctgtaACCCCCTGCGCTACACGGTCATCATGAACGGCAGGGTCTGTCTCCTGCTGGTTCTGGGATGCTGGGTGGGGGCCTTCCTGTCAGTGCTCTACCCAATTATTGTGGTGTCTAGACTGCCTTTCTGTTATAGGGAAATTAGTCACTTCTTCTGTGACTTGGCCCCGCTGCTCCACGTGGCCTGCATCGACACTCATTTCATTGAGATGATAAGCTTCATATTATCGACACTCATCCTCCTGACCTCTCTGGTTCTCACCACTGTGTCCTACACCTACATCATCTCTACCATCCTGCACATCCCATCAGCCCAGGGACGTCggaaggccttctccacctgtgcttcTCACATCACTGTTGTCTCCATCGCCTACGGGAGCAACATCTTCATGTACGTGAGACCCAGCCAGAGCCAGTCACTGGATTTTGACAAAGTGACAGCTGTCCTCACCATAATGGTGACCCCTCTTCTGAATCCCTTTATTTATAGTCTTAGGAATGAAAAGGTAAAGGAAGTTTTGAGAGAAGCTGTCGAGAAAATTATGTTCTCATTGCACAGGAGAACTTAA
- the LOC130680159 gene encoding olfactory receptor 6M1-like, which produces MLKVILNCPIAFVYFFTPQADMAGRNQTPVMEFTLVALPVIRERQIFLSVILLLDYTLTMMGNIIIISLIWTDNRLQTPMYFFLSNLSFLDILFTSTIAPKLLACLLGEKKTISFAGCITQIYFYFFLGTVEFILLVVMSFDRYVAICNPLRYTVIMNSRFCLLMVLGCWVGAFLSVLYPMTVVSTLPFCYKEINHFFCDLAPLLHVACIDTHFIEMLSFIFSTLVLLTSLLLTTVSYTYIISTILRIPSAQGRQKAFSTCASHITVVSIAYGSNIFMYVRPSQSQSLDFDKVSAVLIIMVTPLLNPFIYSLRNEKVKEVLRETMRRIALSHSRET; this is translated from the coding sequence ATGTTGAAAGTTATCTTAAACTGCCCTATTgcctttgtttatttcttcaccCCTCAAGCAGATATGGCCGGGAGAAACCAGACTCCTGTGATGGAATTCACCTTGGTCGCCTTGCCTGTCATCCGGGAGCGACAGATCTTTCTCTCTGTCATTCTCCTGCTGGATTACACGCTTACCATGATGGGAAATATCATCATCATTTCTTTAATATGGACTGACAATCGTCTCCAAACAccaatgtacttcttcctcagtaaTTTATCATTTTTGGACATTTTGTTCACAAGTACTATTGCCCCAAAGTTGCTAGCTTGTCTCTTAGGAGAGAAGAAAACCATATCCTTTGCTGGATGCATCACTcaaatttatttctacttctttCTGGGGACAGTGGAGTTCATCCTCTTGGTGGTGATGTCCtttgaccgctatgtggccatctgtaacCCCCTGCGCTACACTGTCATCATGAACAGCAGGTTCTGTCTCCTGATGGTTCTGGGATGCTGGGTGGGAGCCTTCCTGTCAGTGCTCTACCCAATGACTGTGGTGTCCACATTGCCTTTCTGTTATAAGGAAATTAATCACTTCTTCTGTGATCTGGCCCCCCTGCTCCACGTGGCCTGCATCGACACTCATTTCATAGAGATGTTAAGCTTCATCTTTTCCACCTTGGTCCTCCTGACCTCACTGCTGCTCACCACTGTGTCCTACACCTACATCATCTCTACCATCTTGCGCATCCCCTCAGCCCAAGGACGTCAGaaggccttttccacctgtgCTTCTCACATCACTGTTGTCTCCATCGCCTACGGGAGCAACATCTTCATGTATGTGAGGCCCAGCCAGAGCCAGTCACTGGATTTTGACAAAGTGTCAGCTGTCCTCATCATAATGGTGACCCCTCTTCTGAACCCCTTCATTTATAGTCTGAGGAATGAGAAAGTAAAGGAAGTTTtgagagagacaatgagaaggatAGCTCTATCACATTCCAGGGAAACATga